From the Leptospirales bacterium genome, one window contains:
- the cfa gene encoding cyclopropane fatty acyl phospholipid synthase, with the protein MLREALGKAGIEVGGKNPWDIQVKDRSFYERIIADGVLGLGESYMEGGWSCAALDQFVDRASRAGLEEKIQDSWSNRLHIIKSRAFNLQKVKRAFQVGEQHYDLGNDLYTAMLDSRMQYTCGYWRNAKDLEKAQLAKLDLVCQKIQLKKGMHVLEFGCGWGGFARYAAERYGAVVTGYTVAKEQAAYAREKCRKLPVTIHLEDYRKATGQYDAVVSIGIMEHVGYRNYATYMETAERCLKDDGIAFVHTIGGNRSTTIANAWIHKYIFPNGMLPSVAQLGRAMEGRFVMEDWHNFGPDYDRTLMAWHRNFVKAWPKLKKSFDDRFYRMWEFYLLGSAGAFRARSQQLWQIVMTKEGRAMPPRLN; encoded by the coding sequence ATGCTGCGCGAGGCTCTGGGCAAAGCCGGAATTGAAGTCGGCGGCAAGAATCCCTGGGACATTCAGGTCAAAGATCGCAGTTTTTATGAGCGCATCATCGCCGACGGCGTGCTCGGTCTGGGCGAAAGTTACATGGAAGGCGGCTGGAGCTGTGCGGCGCTGGATCAGTTCGTCGATCGCGCCTCCCGCGCCGGACTGGAAGAAAAGATTCAGGACAGCTGGTCCAATCGTCTGCATATCATCAAGTCCCGCGCCTTCAATCTGCAGAAGGTCAAGCGCGCCTTTCAAGTAGGCGAGCAGCATTACGATCTGGGCAACGATCTCTATACGGCCATGCTTGATTCGCGCATGCAGTACACCTGCGGCTACTGGCGCAATGCGAAAGATCTGGAGAAGGCGCAGCTGGCCAAGCTTGATTTGGTCTGTCAAAAAATTCAGCTCAAGAAGGGCATGCACGTGCTGGAGTTTGGCTGCGGCTGGGGCGGCTTTGCACGCTACGCTGCCGAACGCTACGGCGCTGTGGTTACTGGCTATACGGTGGCCAAGGAGCAGGCCGCCTATGCCCGCGAAAAATGCCGCAAACTGCCGGTGACCATTCACCTTGAAGACTATCGCAAGGCCACGGGTCAGTACGATGCCGTCGTTTCCATCGGCATTATGGAGCACGTTGGCTACCGCAACTATGCGACCTATATGGAAACCGCAGAGCGCTGCTTGAAGGATGACGGGATCGCCTTTGTTCACACCATTGGCGGCAACCGCAGCACCACCATTGCCAACGCCTGGATTCATAAGTATATCTTTCCCAACGGAATGTTGCCTTCGGTGGCCCAGCTTGGCCGGGCAATGGAAGGACGCTTTGTGATGGAAGACTGGCACAATTTTGGGCCGGACTATGACCGAACGCTGATGGCCTGGCATCGCAACTTTGTCAAGGCCTGGCCCAAGCTCAAGAAGTCCTTTGACGATCGCTTCTACCGCATGTGGGAGTTCTATCTGCTGGGATCGGCCGGGGCCTTCCGCGCTCGCAGCCAGCAACTTTGGCAAATCGTGATGACCAAAGAGGGGCGCGCTATGCCGCCTCGTTTGAATTAA
- a CDS encoding NAD(P)/FAD-dependent oxidoreductase encodes MIDTKVIIVGGGPSGSSCAWRLRQNGVECLVLDKDVFPRTKLCAGWITPQAVRDLRLREDNYPHGMIKLDRLHFRFYGKKVPIRTTQYSIRRFEFDSWLLQRSGAPTAEHTVREIKRVDGKYIIDDKYRCEYLVGAGGTNCPVYRILFKDKNPRDKGALIVAMEKEFPFEYSDANCYLWFFENKLPGYSWYVPKGGGYINIGIGGKQASLAKGQDDIHRQWEFLTKSLQQLKLIDISNVTPKGYSYYLRHRVSVMSSDKAYLAGDAAGLATVDMGEGIGPAVQSGLRAADSIIGGGAYSWQGLGKYSAVELWRGRSAN; translated from the coding sequence ATGATTGATACTAAGGTCATCATAGTTGGCGGCGGGCCCTCCGGTTCCAGTTGCGCCTGGCGGCTGCGTCAGAACGGGGTAGAGTGTCTGGTGCTCGACAAAGACGTCTTTCCGCGGACCAAGCTGTGTGCGGGCTGGATCACGCCGCAGGCGGTGCGCGACCTGCGACTGCGCGAAGACAACTATCCTCACGGCATGATCAAGCTGGACAGACTGCACTTTCGTTTTTACGGCAAGAAAGTCCCCATTCGCACCACCCAGTATTCAATTCGTCGATTTGAATTTGACAGCTGGCTGCTGCAACGCTCCGGCGCGCCCACGGCGGAACACACCGTGCGCGAGATCAAGCGCGTCGATGGAAAATACATAATCGATGACAAGTATCGCTGCGAGTATCTGGTGGGGGCCGGGGGAACCAACTGTCCGGTCTATCGAATCTTATTCAAGGACAAGAACCCGCGCGATAAGGGCGCCTTGATTGTGGCCATGGAAAAGGAGTTCCCCTTCGAATACAGCGACGCCAACTGCTATCTGTGGTTTTTTGAAAACAAGCTGCCTGGCTATTCGTGGTATGTGCCCAAGGGCGGCGGCTATATCAACATTGGCATTGGCGGCAAGCAGGCCAGTCTGGCAAAGGGCCAGGACGATATCCATCGCCAGTGGGAATTTCTGACAAAGAGTCTGCAGCAACTTAAGCTGATCGACATCAGCAACGTAACGCCCAAGGGTTACTCTTACTATCTGCGCCACCGGGTTTCGGTCATGTCGTCGGACAAGGCCTACCTGGCCGGCGATGCCGCTGGCCTCGCTACGGTCGATATGGGCGAGGGCATTGGGCCGGCAGTACAGAGCGGGCTTCGGGCCGCTGATTCCATCATTGGCGGCGGCGCCTACAGCTGGCAAGGGCTTGGCAAGTACAGCGCCGTCGAGCTGTGGCGCGGACGTTCGGCCAACTAG
- a CDS encoding helix-turn-helix transcriptional regulator, with product MGKTVASDLDTLEAEVRTALTAAPESLLQVSLTTGISKTHLTNFKNGKRNLSFQNLDQLARHLGVRYSLRNF from the coding sequence ATGGGGAAGACGGTTGCCAGTGATCTCGATACTCTTGAGGCCGAGGTCCGGACTGCCTTGACAGCGGCGCCGGAATCCCTCCTGCAAGTATCCCTCACGACCGGAATCAGCAAGACGCACCTGACCAATTTCAAGAACGGGAAGCGGAACCTTTCATTTCAGAATCTGGACCAGCTTGCGCGGCACTTGGGAGTGCGCTATTCCCTGAGGAACTTCTGA